Proteins co-encoded in one Siniperca chuatsi isolate FFG_IHB_CAS linkage group LG11, ASM2008510v1, whole genome shotgun sequence genomic window:
- the LOC122884585 gene encoding vinculin-like isoform X10: protein MPVFHTKTIESILEPVAQQISHLVIMHEEGEVDGKAIPDLTVPVAAVQAAVSNLVRVGKETVQTTEDQVMKRDMPPAFIKVENSSSKLVQAAQMLKADPYSVPARDYLIDGSRGILSGTSDLLLTFDEAEVRKIIRVCKGILEYLTVAEVVETMEDLITYTKNLGPGMTKMSKMIEERQQELTHQEHRQMLVSSMNTVKEVLPVLISAIKIFVATKSSQGAGVEEAERNRRFTFEKMSTEINEIIRVLQLTTWDEDAWANKKDMEALRRSLALIESKMAQAKSWLKDPHGQPGDPGEVALRVILDEAGKVGELCAGKERKDILATTKALGQMTDQIADLRARGQGPTPGCVQRAGQCSQGLDLLFGKVDSAARRLEALINAKQAIARRLDAAQAWLADPNGGPEGEENIRALLAEAKRIADLCEDRKERDDILRSISEIAGLTARLVELRKQGKGDSPEARALAKQIGAALLTLQSKTNRAVANMRPAKPAVTLEGKMEQALRWVSNPGVDDRGVGQAAIRGMVGEGRRLAGGLLGPYRQDMIGRSDRTEALMTSLADMAGRGEAEAPHARAIAAQLQDSLKDLRQHMQEVMTQEVSDIFSDTTTPIKLLAVAATAPPDAPNREEVFEERAGNFEAHAGRLGATAEKAAAVGTANKSTVEGIHAAVKHARELTPQVTSAARILLKNPGNKAAYEHFDTMKNQWIDNVERLTGLVDEAIDTKSLLDASEEAIKKDIDKCRVAMANVQPQMLVAGATSIARRANRVLLVAKREVENSEDPRFRDTVKHASDILSHTISPMVMDAKAVAGNIQDKALQKAYLDSCLRILASVGKVREAFQPQEPDFPPPPPDLDQLHVSDEQAPPKPPLPEGEVPPPRPPPPEEKDEEFPEQKVGEVLSEPMMVAARQLHDEARKWSSKGNDIIAAAKRMALLMAEMSRLVRGGSGNKRALIQCAKDIAKASDEVTRLAKEVAKQCTDRRIRTNLLQVCERIPTISTQLKILSTVKATMLGRTNISEEESEQATDMLVHNAQNLMQSVKETVREAEAASIKIRTDAGCTLRWVRKTPWYQ, encoded by the exons GGTGGAGAACTCAAGCTCCAAGCTCGTCCAGGCGGCTCAGATGCTAAAGGCAGATCCATACTCTGTTCCTGCACGCGATTACCTGATCGATGGATCCAGAGGGATACTGTCTGGAACCTCCGACCTGCTCCTCACCTTTGATGAAgccgag GTGCGTAAGATAATTCGCGTGTGTAAAGGTATCCTAGAGTATCTGACAGTAGCTGAGGTGGTGGAGACCATGGAGGACCTCATCACTTACACCAAGAACCTGGGACCAG ggatgaccaaaatgtcaaagatgaTTGAGGAAAGGCAGCAAGAGCTGACGCACCAAGAACACAGACAGATGCTAGTCAGCTCCATGAACACTGTCAAAGAGGTGCTGCCTGTTCTTATatcag CTATAAAGATTTTTGTCGCAACCAAGAGCAGTCAAGGTGCTGGCGttgaggaggcagagagaaacagaagattCACCTTTGAAAAGATGAGCACTGAAATCAACGAGATCATAAGAGTCTTACAGCTCACCACGTGGGACGAAGACGCCTGGGCCAATAAG AAg GATATGGAGGCTTTGAGGAGATCTCTGGCTTTGATTGAATCGAAGATGGCACAAGCTAAAAGCTGGCTCAAAGACCCCCATGGACAACCAg GAGACCCCGGTGAGGTTGCCCTGCGTGTGATACTGGATGAAGCTGGTAAGGTGGGAGAGCTGTGTGCtgggaaggagaggaaagataTACTGGCAACCACTAAGGCTCTGGGACAAATGACTGACCAGATTGCAGATCTACGAGCCAg AGGCCAGGGCCCGACCCCAGGGTGCGTGCAGCGTGCAGGCCAGTGCTCACAGGGCTTAGACTTGTTATTTGGCAAAGTGGACAGTGCTGCCCGCAGATTGGAGGCTCTAATCAATGCCAAGCAGGCCATTGCCAGGAGGCTGGACGCTGCacag GCCTGGCTGGCTGATCCTAACGGCGGTCCTGAGGGGGAAGAGAACATCAGAGCGCTACTGGCAGAGGCCAAACGCATCGCTGATCTCTGTGAAGACCGCAAAGAAAGGGATGACATCCTGCGCTCCATCAGTGAGATTGCAGGCCTCACCGCCAGACTTGTAGAGCTACGCAAACA GGGTAAAGGTGACAGCCCAGAGGCTCGTGCATTGGCAAAGCAGATTGGGGCAGCGCTGCTGACCCTGCAGTCCAAAACAAACCGGGCCGTGGCCAACATGAGACCAGCCAAACCTGCCGTCACCTTGGAGGGCAAAATGGAGCAGGCCCTCCGCTGGGTGAGCAACCCTGGAGTGGATGACAGAGGAGTAG GTCAGGCAGCGATCAGAGGAATGGTTGGAGAAGGGAGGAGGCTGGCAGGAGGCCTGTTAGGCCCGTATCGACAGGATATGATTGGACGCTCTGACCGAACAGAGGCTCTAATGACATCTTTGGCAGACATGGCCGGCAGGGGCGAGGCTGAGGCTCCTCATGCGCGAGCTATAGCCGCACAACTACAGGACAGCCTCAAG GACCTGAGGCAGCACATGCAGGAGGTGATGACCCAGGAAGTATCTGACATTTTCAGCGACACCACCACCCCTATCAAACTGCTGGCAGTGGCTGCAACTGCTCCCCCTGATGCCCCCAACAGAGAGGAG GTTTTTGAAGAGCGCGCAGGGAACTTCGAGGCCCACGCAGGTCGGCTGGGGGCGACCGCAGAGAAGGCTGCTGCCGTGGGAACAGCCAATAAGAGCACAGTAGAGGGCATACATGCTGCTGTGAAACATGCCAGGGAGCTCACACCACAG GTAACCTCTGCTGCTCGGATCTTGTTGAAGAATCCTGGAAATAAAGCAGCGTATGAGCACTTTGACACCATGAAGAACCAGTGGATTGACAATGTGGAGAGACTCACTG GTCTGGTGGATGAGGCCATCGACACCAAATCTCTGTTAGATGCTTCTGAGGAGGCTATAAAGAAAGACATCGATAAGTGCAGAGTTGCCATGGCAAATGTTCAGCCCCAAATGCTTGTTGCCGGGGCAACAAGCATAGCAAGACGAGCTAATCGGGTCCTGTTGGTGGCTAAGAGGGAAGTGGAGAACTCTGAAGATCCGCGGTTCAGAGACACCGTGAAACATGCGTCAGACATCCTCTCACACACCATCTCACCCATGGTGATGGATGCTAAGGCAGTGGCTGGGAACATACAAGACAAAG CTCTGCAAAAGGCCTATTTGGACTCCTGTCTGAGGATCCTGGCTTCAGTCGGAAAAGTTAGAGAAGCCTTCCAACCGCAGGAGCCTGACttccctcctccaccacctgaCCTGGACCAGCTCCAT GTTAGTGATGAGCAGGCACCACCCAAGCCCCCCTTGCCAGAGGGCGAGGTGCCCCCGCCTCGGCCCCCTCCTCCAGAAGAGAAGGATGAGGAGTTCCCAGAGCAGAAGGTTGGAGAGGTGCTTAGTGAGCCCATGATGGTGGCCGCCAGGCAGCTACATGATGAGGCCCGCAAGTGGTCCAGCAAG GGTAATGACATCATAGCAGCAGCCAAGCGGATGGCTCTGCTTATGGCAGAAATGTCTCGACTGGTGCGTGGTGGAAGCGGGAACAAACGAGCACTGATTCAGTGTGCTAAGGACATCGCCAAGGCCTCAGATGAGGTGACGAGACTGGCTAAAGAGGTGGCCAAGCAGTGCACTGACAGACGCATCAGAACTAATCTGCTACAG GTGTGTGAACGAATCCCTACCATCAGTACTCAGCTGAAGATCCTCTCTACTGTCAAAGCCACCATGCTGGGACGAACAAATATTAGTGAAGAGGAATCAGAGCAG GCCACAGATATGTTGGTCCATAACGCCCAGAACCTGATGCAGTCAGTGAAGGAGACTGTCAGAGAAGCAGAGGCAGCCTCCATCAAGATCCGCACAGATGCAGGATGCACCCTTCGCTGGGTGCGCAAGACCCCCTGGTACCAATAA
- the LOC122884585 gene encoding vinculin-like isoform X11, which produces MPVFHTKTIESILEPVAQQISHLVIMHEEGEVDGKAIPDLTVPVAAVQAAVSNLVRVGKETVQTTEDQVMKRDMPPAFIKVENSSSKLVQAAQMLKADPYSVPARDYLIDGSRGILSGTSDLLLTFDEAEVRKIIRVCKGILEYLTVAEVVETMEDLITYTKNLGPGMTKMSKMIEERQQELTHQEHRQMLVSSMNTVKEVLPVLISAIKIFVATKSSQGAGVEEAERNRRFTFEKMSTEINEIIRVLQLTTWDEDAWANKDMEALRRSLALIESKMAQAKSWLKDPHGQPGDPGEVALRVILDEAGKVGELCAGKERKDILATTKALGQMTDQIADLRARGQGPTPGCVQRAGQCSQGLDLLFGKVDSAARRLEALINAKQAIARRLDAAQAWLADPNGGPEGEENIRALLAEAKRIADLCEDRKERDDILRSISEIAGLTARLVELRKQGKGDSPEARALAKQIGAALLTLQSKTNRAVANMRPAKPAVTLEGKMEQALRWVSNPGVDDRGVGQAAIRGMVGEGRRLAGGLLGPYRQDMIGRSDRTEALMTSLADMAGRGEAEAPHARAIAAQLQDSLKDLRQHMQEVMTQEVSDIFSDTTTPIKLLAVAATAPPDAPNREEVFEERAGNFEAHAGRLGATAEKAAAVGTANKSTVEGIHAAVKHARELTPQVTSAARILLKNPGNKAAYEHFDTMKNQWIDNVERLTGLVDEAIDTKSLLDASEEAIKKDIDKCRVAMANVQPQMLVAGATSIARRANRVLLVAKREVENSEDPRFRDTVKHASDILSHTISPMVMDAKAVAGNIQDKALQKAYLDSCLRILASVGKVREAFQPQEPDFPPPPPDLDQLHVSDEQAPPKPPLPEGEVPPPRPPPPEEKDEEFPEQKVGEVLSEPMMVAARQLHDEARKWSSKGNDIIAAAKRMALLMAEMSRLVRGGSGNKRALIQCAKDIAKASDEVTRLAKEVAKQCTDRRIRTNLLQVCERIPTISTQLKILSTVKATMLGRTNISEEESEQATDMLVHNAQNLMQSVKETVREAEAASIKIRTDAGCTLRWVRKTPWYQ; this is translated from the exons GGTGGAGAACTCAAGCTCCAAGCTCGTCCAGGCGGCTCAGATGCTAAAGGCAGATCCATACTCTGTTCCTGCACGCGATTACCTGATCGATGGATCCAGAGGGATACTGTCTGGAACCTCCGACCTGCTCCTCACCTTTGATGAAgccgag GTGCGTAAGATAATTCGCGTGTGTAAAGGTATCCTAGAGTATCTGACAGTAGCTGAGGTGGTGGAGACCATGGAGGACCTCATCACTTACACCAAGAACCTGGGACCAG ggatgaccaaaatgtcaaagatgaTTGAGGAAAGGCAGCAAGAGCTGACGCACCAAGAACACAGACAGATGCTAGTCAGCTCCATGAACACTGTCAAAGAGGTGCTGCCTGTTCTTATatcag CTATAAAGATTTTTGTCGCAACCAAGAGCAGTCAAGGTGCTGGCGttgaggaggcagagagaaacagaagattCACCTTTGAAAAGATGAGCACTGAAATCAACGAGATCATAAGAGTCTTACAGCTCACCACGTGGGACGAAGACGCCTGGGCCAATAAG GATATGGAGGCTTTGAGGAGATCTCTGGCTTTGATTGAATCGAAGATGGCACAAGCTAAAAGCTGGCTCAAAGACCCCCATGGACAACCAg GAGACCCCGGTGAGGTTGCCCTGCGTGTGATACTGGATGAAGCTGGTAAGGTGGGAGAGCTGTGTGCtgggaaggagaggaaagataTACTGGCAACCACTAAGGCTCTGGGACAAATGACTGACCAGATTGCAGATCTACGAGCCAg AGGCCAGGGCCCGACCCCAGGGTGCGTGCAGCGTGCAGGCCAGTGCTCACAGGGCTTAGACTTGTTATTTGGCAAAGTGGACAGTGCTGCCCGCAGATTGGAGGCTCTAATCAATGCCAAGCAGGCCATTGCCAGGAGGCTGGACGCTGCacag GCCTGGCTGGCTGATCCTAACGGCGGTCCTGAGGGGGAAGAGAACATCAGAGCGCTACTGGCAGAGGCCAAACGCATCGCTGATCTCTGTGAAGACCGCAAAGAAAGGGATGACATCCTGCGCTCCATCAGTGAGATTGCAGGCCTCACCGCCAGACTTGTAGAGCTACGCAAACA GGGTAAAGGTGACAGCCCAGAGGCTCGTGCATTGGCAAAGCAGATTGGGGCAGCGCTGCTGACCCTGCAGTCCAAAACAAACCGGGCCGTGGCCAACATGAGACCAGCCAAACCTGCCGTCACCTTGGAGGGCAAAATGGAGCAGGCCCTCCGCTGGGTGAGCAACCCTGGAGTGGATGACAGAGGAGTAG GTCAGGCAGCGATCAGAGGAATGGTTGGAGAAGGGAGGAGGCTGGCAGGAGGCCTGTTAGGCCCGTATCGACAGGATATGATTGGACGCTCTGACCGAACAGAGGCTCTAATGACATCTTTGGCAGACATGGCCGGCAGGGGCGAGGCTGAGGCTCCTCATGCGCGAGCTATAGCCGCACAACTACAGGACAGCCTCAAG GACCTGAGGCAGCACATGCAGGAGGTGATGACCCAGGAAGTATCTGACATTTTCAGCGACACCACCACCCCTATCAAACTGCTGGCAGTGGCTGCAACTGCTCCCCCTGATGCCCCCAACAGAGAGGAG GTTTTTGAAGAGCGCGCAGGGAACTTCGAGGCCCACGCAGGTCGGCTGGGGGCGACCGCAGAGAAGGCTGCTGCCGTGGGAACAGCCAATAAGAGCACAGTAGAGGGCATACATGCTGCTGTGAAACATGCCAGGGAGCTCACACCACAG GTAACCTCTGCTGCTCGGATCTTGTTGAAGAATCCTGGAAATAAAGCAGCGTATGAGCACTTTGACACCATGAAGAACCAGTGGATTGACAATGTGGAGAGACTCACTG GTCTGGTGGATGAGGCCATCGACACCAAATCTCTGTTAGATGCTTCTGAGGAGGCTATAAAGAAAGACATCGATAAGTGCAGAGTTGCCATGGCAAATGTTCAGCCCCAAATGCTTGTTGCCGGGGCAACAAGCATAGCAAGACGAGCTAATCGGGTCCTGTTGGTGGCTAAGAGGGAAGTGGAGAACTCTGAAGATCCGCGGTTCAGAGACACCGTGAAACATGCGTCAGACATCCTCTCACACACCATCTCACCCATGGTGATGGATGCTAAGGCAGTGGCTGGGAACATACAAGACAAAG CTCTGCAAAAGGCCTATTTGGACTCCTGTCTGAGGATCCTGGCTTCAGTCGGAAAAGTTAGAGAAGCCTTCCAACCGCAGGAGCCTGACttccctcctccaccacctgaCCTGGACCAGCTCCAT GTTAGTGATGAGCAGGCACCACCCAAGCCCCCCTTGCCAGAGGGCGAGGTGCCCCCGCCTCGGCCCCCTCCTCCAGAAGAGAAGGATGAGGAGTTCCCAGAGCAGAAGGTTGGAGAGGTGCTTAGTGAGCCCATGATGGTGGCCGCCAGGCAGCTACATGATGAGGCCCGCAAGTGGTCCAGCAAG GGTAATGACATCATAGCAGCAGCCAAGCGGATGGCTCTGCTTATGGCAGAAATGTCTCGACTGGTGCGTGGTGGAAGCGGGAACAAACGAGCACTGATTCAGTGTGCTAAGGACATCGCCAAGGCCTCAGATGAGGTGACGAGACTGGCTAAAGAGGTGGCCAAGCAGTGCACTGACAGACGCATCAGAACTAATCTGCTACAG GTGTGTGAACGAATCCCTACCATCAGTACTCAGCTGAAGATCCTCTCTACTGTCAAAGCCACCATGCTGGGACGAACAAATATTAGTGAAGAGGAATCAGAGCAG GCCACAGATATGTTGGTCCATAACGCCCAGAACCTGATGCAGTCAGTGAAGGAGACTGTCAGAGAAGCAGAGGCAGCCTCCATCAAGATCCGCACAGATGCAGGATGCACCCTTCGCTGGGTGCGCAAGACCCCCTGGTACCAATAA
- the LOC122884585 gene encoding vinculin-like isoform X3 — translation MPVFHTKTIESILEPVAQQISHLVIMHEEGEVDGKAIPDLTVPVAAVQAAVSNLVRVGKETVQTTEDQVMKRDMPPAFIKVENSSSKLVQAAQMLKADPYSVPARDYLIDGSRGILSGTSDLLLTFDEAEVRKIIRVCKGILEYLTVAEVVETMEDLITYTKNLGPGMTKMSKMIEERQQELTHQEHRQMLVSSMNTVKEVLPVLISAIKIFVATKSSQGAGVEEAERNRRFTFEKMSTEINEIIRVLQLTTWDEDAWANKKDMEALRRSLALIESKMAQAKSWLKDPHGQPGDPGEVALRVILDEAGKVGELCAGKERKDILATTKALGQMTDQIADLRARGQGPTPGCVQRAGQCSQGLDLLFGKVDSAARRLEALINAKQAIARRLDAAQAWLADPNGGPEGEENIRALLAEAKRIADLCEDRKERDDILRSISEIAGLTARLVELRKQLKLQPHVTNSWHILPAWKICCCLSTLGISPTIRGKGDSPEARALAKQIGAALLTLQSKTNRAVANMRPAKPAVTLEGKMEQALRWVSNPGVDDRGVGQAAIRGMVGEGRRLAGGLLGPYRQDMIGRSDRTEALMTSLADMAGRGEAEAPHARAIAAQLQDSLKDLRQHMQEVMTQEVSDIFSDTTTPIKLLAVAATAPPDAPNREEVFEERAGNFEAHAGRLGATAEKAAAVGTANKSTVEGIHAAVKHARELTPQVTSAARILLKNPGNKAAYEHFDTMKNQWIDNVERLTGLVDEAIDTKSLLDASEEAIKKDIDKCRVAMANVQPQMLVAGATSIARRANRVLLVAKREVENSEDPRFRDTVKHASDILSHTISPMVMDAKAVAGNIQDKALQKAYLDSCLRILASVGKVREAFQPQEPDFPPPPPDLDQLHVSDEQAPPKPPLPEGEVPPPRPPPPEEKDEEFPEQKVGEVLSEPMMVAARQLHDEARKWSSKPEDEEAVEEREVDDEDEFTDGEDDYEPELLMMPSNQPVNQPILAAAQSLHQEARKWSSKGNDIIAAAKRMALLMAEMSRLVRGGSGNKRALIQCAKDIAKASDEVTRLAKEVAKQCTDRRIRTNLLQVCERIPTISTQLKILSTVKATMLGRTNISEEESEQATDMLVHNAQNLMQSVKETVREAEAASIKIRTDAGCTLRWVRKTPWYQ, via the exons GGTGGAGAACTCAAGCTCCAAGCTCGTCCAGGCGGCTCAGATGCTAAAGGCAGATCCATACTCTGTTCCTGCACGCGATTACCTGATCGATGGATCCAGAGGGATACTGTCTGGAACCTCCGACCTGCTCCTCACCTTTGATGAAgccgag GTGCGTAAGATAATTCGCGTGTGTAAAGGTATCCTAGAGTATCTGACAGTAGCTGAGGTGGTGGAGACCATGGAGGACCTCATCACTTACACCAAGAACCTGGGACCAG ggatgaccaaaatgtcaaagatgaTTGAGGAAAGGCAGCAAGAGCTGACGCACCAAGAACACAGACAGATGCTAGTCAGCTCCATGAACACTGTCAAAGAGGTGCTGCCTGTTCTTATatcag CTATAAAGATTTTTGTCGCAACCAAGAGCAGTCAAGGTGCTGGCGttgaggaggcagagagaaacagaagattCACCTTTGAAAAGATGAGCACTGAAATCAACGAGATCATAAGAGTCTTACAGCTCACCACGTGGGACGAAGACGCCTGGGCCAATAAG AAg GATATGGAGGCTTTGAGGAGATCTCTGGCTTTGATTGAATCGAAGATGGCACAAGCTAAAAGCTGGCTCAAAGACCCCCATGGACAACCAg GAGACCCCGGTGAGGTTGCCCTGCGTGTGATACTGGATGAAGCTGGTAAGGTGGGAGAGCTGTGTGCtgggaaggagaggaaagataTACTGGCAACCACTAAGGCTCTGGGACAAATGACTGACCAGATTGCAGATCTACGAGCCAg AGGCCAGGGCCCGACCCCAGGGTGCGTGCAGCGTGCAGGCCAGTGCTCACAGGGCTTAGACTTGTTATTTGGCAAAGTGGACAGTGCTGCCCGCAGATTGGAGGCTCTAATCAATGCCAAGCAGGCCATTGCCAGGAGGCTGGACGCTGCacag GCCTGGCTGGCTGATCCTAACGGCGGTCCTGAGGGGGAAGAGAACATCAGAGCGCTACTGGCAGAGGCCAAACGCATCGCTGATCTCTGTGAAGACCGCAAAGAAAGGGATGACATCCTGCGCTCCATCAGTGAGATTGCAGGCCTCACCGCCAGACTTGTAGAGCTACGCAAACA GCTTAAACTGCAACCTCATGTCACCAATAGCTGGCATATTTTACCTGCCTGGAAAATATGTTGTTGCCTGTCAACCCTGGGCATCAGTCCTACCATAAG GGGTAAAGGTGACAGCCCAGAGGCTCGTGCATTGGCAAAGCAGATTGGGGCAGCGCTGCTGACCCTGCAGTCCAAAACAAACCGGGCCGTGGCCAACATGAGACCAGCCAAACCTGCCGTCACCTTGGAGGGCAAAATGGAGCAGGCCCTCCGCTGGGTGAGCAACCCTGGAGTGGATGACAGAGGAGTAG GTCAGGCAGCGATCAGAGGAATGGTTGGAGAAGGGAGGAGGCTGGCAGGAGGCCTGTTAGGCCCGTATCGACAGGATATGATTGGACGCTCTGACCGAACAGAGGCTCTAATGACATCTTTGGCAGACATGGCCGGCAGGGGCGAGGCTGAGGCTCCTCATGCGCGAGCTATAGCCGCACAACTACAGGACAGCCTCAAG GACCTGAGGCAGCACATGCAGGAGGTGATGACCCAGGAAGTATCTGACATTTTCAGCGACACCACCACCCCTATCAAACTGCTGGCAGTGGCTGCAACTGCTCCCCCTGATGCCCCCAACAGAGAGGAG GTTTTTGAAGAGCGCGCAGGGAACTTCGAGGCCCACGCAGGTCGGCTGGGGGCGACCGCAGAGAAGGCTGCTGCCGTGGGAACAGCCAATAAGAGCACAGTAGAGGGCATACATGCTGCTGTGAAACATGCCAGGGAGCTCACACCACAG GTAACCTCTGCTGCTCGGATCTTGTTGAAGAATCCTGGAAATAAAGCAGCGTATGAGCACTTTGACACCATGAAGAACCAGTGGATTGACAATGTGGAGAGACTCACTG GTCTGGTGGATGAGGCCATCGACACCAAATCTCTGTTAGATGCTTCTGAGGAGGCTATAAAGAAAGACATCGATAAGTGCAGAGTTGCCATGGCAAATGTTCAGCCCCAAATGCTTGTTGCCGGGGCAACAAGCATAGCAAGACGAGCTAATCGGGTCCTGTTGGTGGCTAAGAGGGAAGTGGAGAACTCTGAAGATCCGCGGTTCAGAGACACCGTGAAACATGCGTCAGACATCCTCTCACACACCATCTCACCCATGGTGATGGATGCTAAGGCAGTGGCTGGGAACATACAAGACAAAG CTCTGCAAAAGGCCTATTTGGACTCCTGTCTGAGGATCCTGGCTTCAGTCGGAAAAGTTAGAGAAGCCTTCCAACCGCAGGAGCCTGACttccctcctccaccacctgaCCTGGACCAGCTCCAT GTTAGTGATGAGCAGGCACCACCCAAGCCCCCCTTGCCAGAGGGCGAGGTGCCCCCGCCTCGGCCCCCTCCTCCAGAAGAGAAGGATGAGGAGTTCCCAGAGCAGAAGGTTGGAGAGGTGCTTAGTGAGCCCATGATGGTGGCCGCCAGGCAGCTACATGATGAGGCCCGCAAGTGGTCCAGCAAG CCTGAGGATGAGGAGGCAGTAGAGGAGAGGGAGgtagatgatgaagatgagttTACTGATGGTGAGGATGACTATGAGCCAGAACTGCTGATGATGCCCTCCAACCAGCCTGTCAATCAACCCATTCTGGCAGCTGCCCAGTCTCTCCACCAGGAGGCGCGCAAGTGGTCCAGCAAG GGTAATGACATCATAGCAGCAGCCAAGCGGATGGCTCTGCTTATGGCAGAAATGTCTCGACTGGTGCGTGGTGGAAGCGGGAACAAACGAGCACTGATTCAGTGTGCTAAGGACATCGCCAAGGCCTCAGATGAGGTGACGAGACTGGCTAAAGAGGTGGCCAAGCAGTGCACTGACAGACGCATCAGAACTAATCTGCTACAG GTGTGTGAACGAATCCCTACCATCAGTACTCAGCTGAAGATCCTCTCTACTGTCAAAGCCACCATGCTGGGACGAACAAATATTAGTGAAGAGGAATCAGAGCAG GCCACAGATATGTTGGTCCATAACGCCCAGAACCTGATGCAGTCAGTGAAGGAGACTGTCAGAGAAGCAGAGGCAGCCTCCATCAAGATCCGCACAGATGCAGGATGCACCCTTCGCTGGGTGCGCAAGACCCCCTGGTACCAATAA